The nucleotide window TGCCAGGTTCTGGTGGATATGCTTGAATCACCCGAATACCACATCGAGACAGCCAATGATGGGTTTGAAGGCTTGCTCAAGGCCCGCACCTTGAAACCCGATTTGATCCTGCTCGATGTCATGATGCCGGGCATGGATGGCTTTCAGGTTTGCCAGCACCTGCGCACGACGCCCGATCTGGCCGAAGTCCCGATCTTGATGCTGACCGCCCTCGATGATCAGGAATCCCGGATTAAGGGGATCGAATCCGGTGCCGATGATTTTATTACCAAACCGATCTCACCGGATGAACTCAATGCCCGGGTGCGGACCATTGTTCGGCTGAACCGGTATCGCCGGCTTCATGCGGAACGCGCGAAATTTGATTGGGTCGTGGAACAATCGGAAGATGGCTATCTGGTTCTCAACGATGAGGATCAGGTTACCTATGCCAACCCCAAAGCCTGTCTTTTACTGTCCATTCATCCAATTGGAACCCACCCGGAACCAGTCTATTTTCGGGCAACGATTCAAAAACAGTACCAGTGTCACCCATCTGACCTGTGGAACACCTGGCCGCTTGAAAATCCCGAGTTGCCATCCCCTCCGCCCCGATATTTGGTCCGCCCCGAAACCGAAACGTCGCAGGCATTCTGGCTTCAGGTCTTTCAGTTCCAGGAACCGATCCAGCAAGCCGCCCACCGAATTATTTGTCTAAAGGATGTAACCTCCCAAATCTTGACGATGCGGGATGTTCAGGCATTTCATCGGTTGATTCCACACAAACTCCGCTCACCGCTCAATTCCATGCGGCTGGGCATTGAAATGCTGGCCATGCATTCGGCGGCTCTGCTTGGCGGGGAAATCGCGGATCTGGTTGATATGGCCCTGCAGGGCATCTATCGGCTCGATCAGGAAGTAACAGACGTGGTGCAATACCTGCACGCCCCAGCCCTGGCTCGCAAAGGGAAAGAAATCCAGGTTGAAGCCGTGACGGTCTTGACCAGGCGCATCAGCGATGAACTTGAACTGGCGCCGCCGCAAATCAGCCTCACCTCCAACCTTCAATCCTATCAATTACAACTCTCCGAACCGGCGTTGGAGCGTGTGTTGTTTGAACTGCTTGAAAATTCAAAGAAATTCCACCCGCACCAGTCTCCGCAAATCACCATCGAGGTTGAGCCAACTGGCCTGGAGCAAATCAGGCTCCGCGTCACCGATGACGGAGTCCATCTGTCACCTGAACAACTTGAGCGAGCCTGGGTTCCATATTACCAGGGTGAAAAATACTTCACCGGCCAGGTGGCTGGCATGGGATTGGGCTTGCCGATGGTCGCGATGTTGATTTGGGCGGCTGGTGGGAGTTGCCTGTTGCGAAATCGGCCTGACCAGCCCGGCATCCAGGTTGAACTGGTGTTTCCCGTGACGGTTCCTGTTTCCAAACCAGAAAGCGACCCGGTTGGCGCAAACCTGCGCCAATCGTAGCCGCTTGCTCAATCGGGTTGGTCAGTTCTGGAGCCCAATTGGCTCCTTGAGTCCTTTTAGCCAGCACACTTCTCAAAATGAAGACTCAAACCCTGAATCTTCACCTTCACTTTCTTATCCAGTTTGTGGCTTGTCTCCTGGATTTTTCCGCTCAAACCCTGTCATATGGACACAATACGTCTCAAGAAAGATCCACCTCCACCAGAACCGGATCCAGCACCAACACCTCAGCCTGAGCCCTCGCCGGTGGAATCGCCGCCAATCGGCGCACTCCATCACATCAGGCCCGGTGACCAGTTGGGCCCCTATACCTTGATCTGTCGGCTTGGACGCGGGAATTTTGGTGTTGTCTGGCTGGCTGAACGACGTGGGGCGATTGCCACCACCAGTATTGCCTTGAAAATGCCGCTGGATGAGGAAGTTCCACTCGATTCATTGCGGCGCGAAGCCTCGCTCTGGGTCAAGGTCAGCGGCCACCCAAACATTCTGCCGATTATTGAAGCCGAGGTCTATAGCGGACAAATTGTCATTGCCAGCGAATATGTCAGTGGCGGGTCGCTCGCCACCTGGCTGCAAAAACACAATGGGGCCGCCCCGTCAATGGAAGCAACGCTCGAATTGATGAATGGAATCTTGCGTGGATTGGAACATTTACACGAGCAGCGGGTCATCCATCGCGACCTTAAACCAGCCAACATCATGCTCCAGCATGGTTCACCCCGGCTCATGGACTTCGGCGTTTCCAGGGTGATTGAAAACAGTCTGTTGACCAACACCATTGCCGGAACGGTCCAGTATATGGCCCCAGAGGCTTTTGACGGGTTTCGAACCGAACTGACTGATCTGTGGGCGGCGGGGGTGATTTTTTATCAACTGGTCTGTGGAAGACTCCCCTTTTTGCAAATGGGCGATATCGTTCGCCGCGATCCGTTGCCGATGCCGGCAACCGTCCCAGAACAAATCCAGCACATCATTACCCGGTCACTCAATAAAGAACCCAATTTCCGCTACCAATCAGCCGGC belongs to Acidobacteriota bacterium and includes:
- a CDS encoding response regulator, with the protein product MNTLATLLIVDDTLSVCQVLVDMLESPEYHIETANDGFEGLLKARTLKPDLILLDVMMPGMDGFQVCQHLRTTPDLAEVPILMLTALDDQESRIKGIESGADDFITKPISPDELNARVRTIVRLNRYRRLHAERAKFDWVVEQSEDGYLVLNDEDQVTYANPKACLLLSIHPIGTHPEPVYFRATIQKQYQCHPSDLWNTWPLENPELPSPPPRYLVRPETETSQAFWLQVFQFQEPIQQAAHRIICLKDVTSQILTMRDVQAFHRLIPHKLRSPLNSMRLGIEMLAMHSAALLGGEIADLVDMALQGIYRLDQEVTDVVQYLHAPALARKGKEIQVEAVTVLTRRISDELELAPPQISLTSNLQSYQLQLSEPALERVLFELLENSKKFHPHQSPQITIEVEPTGLEQIRLRVTDDGVHLSPEQLERAWVPYYQGEKYFTGQVAGMGLGLPMVAMLIWAAGGSCLLRNRPDQPGIQVELVFPVTVPVSKPESDPVGANLRQS